Proteins encoded together in one Penaeus vannamei isolate JL-2024 chromosome 11, ASM4276789v1, whole genome shotgun sequence window:
- the LOC113821693 gene encoding uncharacterized protein, which translates to MWTLQRPSKDPDKKWRLNKESKYSSLLRPGSKKNKENKEPETVINYRTVDRLHDRISDRFIDPRADPRLLVDPRMAMDPRMAMDPRMMDPRLSMDPRLAMDPRMDPRLLELDQEARVEAKGAAEGSRLLLDPKPSSPEFKPKQEAKFEGKEVRMEPAGREAPKAVREPSRDRAGGAGGERGGNGGGVPGGGGGGGGGDLRERLERLEARLGRYEPDGGREKFVERYVEHVSREREHSARDREQESEVIKLSHQSKPHHPYQPSHTTHPNRDTRLSNTVRKSKPHHPPTQATSLSFDSHPIHPSHLTKPHKPRFTPFSQPSNQTQATPSDPPTQATPSTRLNHPPKPPTRHPPKPPTRHPPKPLIRPTHPRYNIHPLKPHTQATHPHHTPKPPIHTTDSSHSSTPLTQSSKQPRSKPHPSNQDFQG; encoded by the exons GCTGAACAAGGAGAGCAAGTACTCCTCGCTGCTCCGGCCGGGCtccaagaagaacaaggagaacaagGAGCCTGAGACGGTCATCAACTACCGCACGGTCGACCGCCTCCACGACCGCATCTCCGACCGCTTCATCGACCCCCGAGCCGACCCCAGGCTCCTCGTCGACCCCCGGATGGCCATGGACCCCCGGATGGCCATGGACCCCCGCATGATGGACCCTCGTCTCTCCATGGACCCCCGCCTGGCGATGGACCCCCGCATGGACCCCAGGCTCCTCGAACTCGACCAGGAGGCGCGCGTGGAGGCCAAGGGTGCCGCGGAGGGGTCGCGCCTGCTCCTCGACCCGAAGCCGTCGTCGCCCGAGTTCAAGCCGAAGCAGGAGGCCAAGTTCGAGGGCAAGGAGGTGCGCATGGAGCCGGCGGGGCGCGAGGCTCCCAAGGCCGTGCGGGAGCCCAGCAGGGACCGCGCCGGAGGagcaggaggcgagaggggagggaatggaggaggagtgcctggaggaggaggaggaggaggcggaggggacctGAGGGAGCGTCTGGAGCGTCTGGAGGCTCGTCTCGGCCGCTACGAACCCGACGGAGGCCGCGAGAAGTTCGTGGAGCGCTACGTGGAGCACGTGAGCCGCGAGAGGGAGCACAGCGCCAGggacagagagcaagaaag CGAGGTAATCAAACTAAGCCACCAGTCCAAGCCACACCACCCATACCAACCAAGCCACACCACTCACCCCAACCGGGACACCAGGCTAAGCAACACTGTACGCAAATCCAAGCcacatcacccacccacccaagccACCAGTCTAAGCTTTGACTCCCACCCCATCCATCCAAGCCACTTGACCAAACCACACAAACCCAGATTTACACCATTCAGTCAACCAAGCAACCAGACACAAGCTACACCATCCGACCCACCCACCCAAGCCACACCATCCACCCGCCTAAACCACCCACCCAAGCCGCCCACTCGTCACCCACCCAAGCCGCCCACTCGTCACCCACCCAAGCCACTCATCCGACCTACCCACCCAAGATACAACATCCACCCACTTAAACCACACACCCAAGCCACCCATCCACACCACACACCCAAGCCACCCATCCACACCACCGACTCAAGCCACTCATCCACACCACTCACCCAGTCATCCAAGCAACCCAGATCAAAGCCACATCCCTCGAATCAGGATTTTCAAGgttag